From one Chryseobacterium sp. 3008163 genomic stretch:
- a CDS encoding protein-disulfide reductase DsbD family protein, whose product MKFKNWFLLILLFLFTGINAQIKNPVKFKFTVNELGNNQYEAVLNATLESGWHIYSRDIPEDTGIPTEYVVSGKNIELIGKFQEVGKKHEEFSEAFGGTIIYYSNSAGFKQKFKLKDATKPGEVVAEITYQTCDDRVCLAPNTLEFNQKITPKGVSEDAVVPTEEVKDTVKTTETVVENPAKGEITVTETSKLDPKQLKIASIDFKKPLTDCGTKTIEASENYWTYLFLGFIGGLIALLTPCVFPMIPLTVSFFTKGNKNKAKGKRDALIYGFFILIIFVLLSLPFHLIDGIAGNVFNEISTSVWLNVVFFIIFIFFAGSFFGYYDITLPSSIANKSSKAEEAGGIIGIFFMALTLVIVSFSCTGPILGSLLGSAVTGSTNVPMLLTFALAGFGFAWAIVFGLLALFPQALQSLPKSGGWMNTVKVVLGFVELALALKFLSKADLVSKTFLIKRELFIAIWIVIAIGLALYLFGLIRFPHDDKKPKISITRKILGALGIGFVIYLIQGLIPAERPKLQLLSGILPPLNVSYFHNEKDGILGMKPEHDFFNAIELAKKENKPILIDFTGYGCENCRKMEEFVWSEPDILPILQNDIVLASLYVDDKEELPEDQKTKIDLGEGQVKKVKTIGDRWSLFQQVNFNNNSQPHYVLITPDGKVINTPVSGYMPKEDFKKFLECGVNYFKNNK is encoded by the coding sequence ATGAAATTCAAAAACTGGTTTTTACTCATTCTCCTGTTCTTATTCACGGGAATCAATGCACAAATCAAGAATCCTGTAAAATTTAAATTCACGGTCAACGAACTGGGCAACAACCAATACGAAGCCGTTCTGAATGCAACTCTGGAAAGCGGATGGCATATTTATTCAAGAGACATTCCTGAAGATACAGGAATTCCTACAGAATATGTTGTGTCAGGAAAAAACATAGAGCTGATCGGTAAATTTCAAGAAGTTGGAAAGAAGCACGAAGAATTTTCTGAGGCTTTCGGCGGAACGATTATTTACTATTCTAATTCAGCAGGTTTTAAGCAGAAATTTAAATTAAAAGATGCCACAAAACCAGGTGAAGTCGTTGCTGAAATCACCTACCAAACTTGTGACGACAGAGTCTGTCTGGCTCCGAATACTTTAGAATTCAATCAGAAAATTACTCCAAAAGGAGTTTCAGAAGATGCCGTTGTACCCACTGAAGAAGTAAAAGATACTGTAAAAACCACCGAAACGGTAGTTGAAAATCCTGCAAAAGGAGAAATTACGGTCACAGAAACTTCAAAGCTCGACCCAAAACAGCTGAAAATAGCATCTATAGATTTCAAAAAACCTTTGACTGATTGCGGAACCAAAACCATTGAAGCATCTGAAAACTATTGGACCTATTTGTTCTTAGGTTTCATTGGCGGATTGATCGCTTTGCTTACCCCATGCGTTTTCCCGATGATTCCTTTAACGGTTTCATTCTTTACCAAAGGAAATAAAAACAAAGCAAAAGGTAAAAGAGACGCTTTGATTTATGGGTTTTTCATCCTGATTATTTTTGTTTTATTGAGTCTTCCTTTCCATTTAATTGACGGAATTGCAGGAAATGTTTTTAATGAAATTTCTACAAGCGTTTGGCTGAATGTGGTGTTCTTCATCATCTTCATTTTCTTTGCAGGAAGTTTCTTTGGATACTACGATATCACTTTACCAAGCTCAATTGCCAACAAATCTTCAAAAGCTGAAGAAGCAGGAGGAATTATTGGAATTTTCTTCATGGCGCTGACATTAGTGATTGTCTCATTCTCTTGTACAGGACCTATTTTAGGAAGTTTATTGGGGAGCGCCGTGACAGGTTCTACAAACGTTCCGATGTTGCTGACGTTTGCTTTGGCAGGTTTCGGATTTGCTTGGGCGATCGTTTTCGGACTTTTAGCATTATTCCCGCAGGCTTTACAAAGTCTTCCAAAATCCGGAGGATGGATGAATACAGTGAAAGTGGTTTTAGGTTTCGTGGAATTAGCTCTAGCTTTAAAATTCTTATCAAAAGCAGATTTAGTTTCAAAAACTTTCTTAATTAAAAGAGAACTTTTCATTGCAATCTGGATTGTAATTGCAATAGGTTTAGCATTATATTTATTCGGGTTAATCAGGTTTCCGCACGATGATAAAAAACCAAAAATTTCGATTACAAGAAAAATTCTGGGAGCTTTAGGAATTGGTTTTGTGATTTATTTAATTCAGGGATTAATTCCTGCAGAAAGACCGAAACTTCAATTATTAAGCGGAATTTTACCTCCGTTGAATGTAAGTTATTTCCACAACGAAAAAGACGGAATTCTGGGAATGAAGCCCGAACATGACTTCTTTAACGCTATTGAATTAGCCAAAAAAGAGAACAAACCCATTTTAATTGACTTCACAGGTTACGGTTGTGAAAACTGTAGAAAAATGGAAGAATTTGTCTGGAGCGAACCGGATATCTTACCGATTCTTCAGAACGACATTGTACTTGCTTCTCTTTATGTAGATGATAAAGAAGAACTTCCTGAAGATCAAAAAACGAAGATTGATTTAGGTGAAGGTCAGGTAAAGAAAGTAAAAACAATTGGTGACCGATGGAGTTTATTCCAGCAGGTGAACTTTAATAATAATTCTCAGCCACATTATGTTTTGATAACGCCTGATGGTAAGGTAATCAATACGCCTGTTTCCGGATATATGCCGAAAGAAGATTTCAAAAAATTCTTAGAGTGCGGAGTTAATTATTTTAAGAATAATAAATAA
- the tilS gene encoding tRNA lysidine(34) synthetase TilS, whose translation MLEKSTFKKQLENLISFPENQRYLLAVSGGVDSMVLAHVFNVLGLNFEIAHVNYKLRGEDSDADQKVVENFCFENKIKFHLYEVSEKDNKPENSIQLWARELRYHFFKQIQEKENLEFLVTAHHLNDQLETFIINLSKASGIKGLSGIPANDNKILRPLLHFSKDEIYDFAKEHKIEYREDLSNKKSNYLRNKIRNEIVPKLLETNDHFLENFKKSLCYLNQTKDFVHQQIAEIENRITIPNKKHKILDKEKLNLESGFVKFEILKKHGFEKEEEIKKIFKSETGSAFFSKDFQLIINRNELILSKLNQKTESQEEIILTNAFELNQNIVELNISDTISSIEEINKTFRWDFDAKKITFPLKLRRKEEGDVFYPIGFSGKKKVSKFFKDEKLSILAKQKIWLLTDGNNSVLGIIPFRQDRRYAKDERTKSILTIFNEK comes from the coding sequence ATGCTGGAAAAATCAACCTTCAAAAAACAACTCGAAAATCTCATTTCATTTCCCGAAAATCAACGCTATCTTTTAGCAGTTAGCGGAGGTGTAGATTCCATGGTTTTAGCGCATGTTTTCAATGTTTTAGGTTTAAATTTCGAAATTGCGCATGTGAATTACAAACTTCGAGGAGAAGATTCTGATGCTGATCAAAAAGTGGTTGAGAATTTTTGTTTTGAGAATAAAATTAAATTTCATTTATATGAAGTTTCAGAAAAAGACAACAAACCTGAAAATTCAATTCAGCTTTGGGCAAGAGAACTTCGATATCATTTTTTTAAGCAAATTCAGGAAAAAGAAAATCTCGAATTTTTAGTGACGGCTCATCATCTGAACGATCAGCTTGAAACTTTCATCATTAATTTATCTAAAGCTTCCGGAATTAAAGGCTTGAGTGGAATTCCCGCAAATGACAACAAAATCCTCCGGCCGCTTTTGCATTTTTCTAAAGATGAAATTTACGATTTCGCCAAAGAACATAAGATTGAATACCGCGAAGATCTTTCCAACAAAAAAAGTAATTATTTAAGGAATAAAATCAGAAATGAGATTGTTCCGAAACTTTTGGAAACGAATGATCATTTTCTAGAGAACTTTAAAAAATCTTTGTGTTATTTAAATCAAACCAAAGATTTTGTTCATCAACAAATTGCAGAAATTGAAAACAGAATTACTATTCCTAACAAGAAACATAAAATTTTAGATAAAGAAAAACTCAATCTCGAAAGCGGTTTTGTGAAATTTGAAATTTTAAAAAAACATGGTTTTGAAAAAGAAGAAGAAATTAAAAAAATCTTTAAATCTGAAACCGGAAGCGCATTTTTCTCAAAAGACTTTCAATTGATCATCAACCGAAACGAATTGATTTTAAGCAAATTAAATCAAAAAACAGAAAGTCAGGAAGAAATTATTTTAACCAATGCGTTTGAATTGAATCAAAACATCGTTGAACTCAATATTTCAGACACAATTTCGAGTATTGAAGAAATCAATAAAACGTTTCGATGGGATTTTGATGCCAAGAAAATCACGTTTCCACTAAAGCTTCGCAGAAAAGAGGAAGGAGATGTGTTTTATCCGATTGGTTTTTCGGGAAAAAAGAAAGTTTCGAAGTTTTTTAAGGACGAAAAATTGTCTATTTTAGCCAAGCAAAAAATCTGGCTTCTGACAGACGGAAACAATAGTGTTTTAGGCATTATTCCTTTCAGGCAAGATAGACGCTACGCAAAAGATGAGAGAACGAAAAGTATTCTCACAATTTTTAATGAAAAGTAA
- a CDS encoding OmpA family protein, translating to MKIFKILAVSAMALGATSCVSKKQYDALSGNYKQCIENIGERQREIQDLKGQNSTLTAENNLLKSQHDALKSSLDACLSNTGKSSANIDKLVGEINSSNMYIKQLISSNAKNDSLNLALSNKLKRSLDNVTDDDVQVKVLKGVVMISLSDKMLYKVGDYNVLPAAQEVLGKVAKVINDYDKYSVLIEGNTDNSPLSSTNLPRDNWDLSALRGTSIAKVLQSQFGVDPARITAGGRSEYNPKATNMSVSGRSENRRTEIIIMPKLDEFMKLMDITPKK from the coding sequence ATGAAGATTTTTAAAATTTTAGCAGTTTCTGCAATGGCGTTGGGTGCAACATCTTGTGTAAGTAAAAAGCAGTATGACGCATTGAGCGGCAACTACAAACAGTGTATCGAAAATATCGGCGAAAGACAAAGAGAAATTCAGGATCTGAAAGGTCAGAACTCTACGTTGACCGCAGAAAATAACCTATTAAAAAGTCAGCATGATGCTTTGAAATCATCTTTGGATGCATGTCTTTCAAATACAGGAAAAAGCTCTGCAAACATTGATAAATTGGTAGGAGAAATTAATTCTTCTAATATGTATATCAAGCAGCTTATTTCTTCTAATGCGAAAAATGACAGTTTAAATTTAGCTTTGTCAAACAAGTTGAAGAGATCTTTGGATAACGTAACTGATGATGATGTTCAGGTAAAAGTTCTGAAAGGTGTTGTAATGATTTCACTTTCAGATAAAATGTTATACAAAGTAGGAGATTACAACGTGCTTCCGGCAGCTCAGGAAGTTCTTGGGAAAGTAGCTAAGGTGATCAACGATTACGACAAATATTCTGTACTGATTGAGGGTAATACAGATAATTCTCCATTAAGCTCTACAAATCTACCTAGAGATAACTGGGATCTTTCTGCTCTAAGAGGAACTTCAATTGCAAAAGTATTGCAAAGCCAGTTTGGTGTTGATCCTGCAAGAATTACAGCAGGTGGGCGTTCAGAATACAATCCGAAAGCGACAAACATGAGTGTTTCCGGAAGATCTGAAAACAGAAGAACGGAAATCATCATTATGCCTAAGCTTGATGAATTTATGAAACTGATGGATATTACTCCTAAGAAATAA
- a CDS encoding O-methyltransferase — translation MSFFEEENAEMDRYLENHASAEPEILRKLRRETFQKTTQPHMISGYQQGRLLTIISKILQPKNILEIGTFTGYAALCMAEGLSKEGKLTTLDVNEDLAYLPKKYFAESKFSSQIHFKLQDAKEFLKETDEIFDLVFIDADKENYAEYFRLIKPKTKSGSVVMFDNVLWYGKVLEENPKQKSTQVIKELNDLAAKDEDFENLILPLRDGVNLLRRK, via the coding sequence ATGAGCTTTTTTGAAGAAGAAAATGCTGAGATGGACAGATATCTGGAGAATCATGCTTCTGCAGAACCTGAAATTCTGAGAAAACTGAGAAGAGAAACTTTTCAGAAGACAACTCAGCCTCACATGATTTCAGGATATCAGCAGGGAAGATTGTTAACCATTATTTCAAAAATTTTACAACCGAAAAATATATTAGAAATAGGAACTTTTACGGGATATGCTGCACTTTGCATGGCAGAAGGTTTGTCAAAAGAAGGAAAGCTAACGACTTTAGATGTGAATGAGGATTTAGCTTATTTACCAAAAAAATACTTTGCTGAAAGCAAATTTTCTAGTCAGATTCATTTTAAACTTCAGGATGCGAAAGAGTTTTTAAAGGAAACCGATGAGATTTTTGATCTGGTTTTCATTGATGCTGACAAAGAAAATTACGCAGAATATTTCAGATTAATTAAACCAAAAACAAAATCAGGCTCTGTCGTGATGTTTGACAATGTGCTTTGGTACGGAAAAGTATTAGAGGAAAACCCGAAACAGAAATCAACACAAGTCATCAAAGAACTCAATGATTTGGCGGCGAAAGATGAAGATTTTGAAAATCTTATTTTACCTTTGCGTGACGGAGTAAATCTGCTTCGCAGGAAATAA
- a CDS encoding C40 family peptidase, which translates to MDKGICVVTVAPVRAENSDRAEIVTEILFGESADILEVNKNWTKIKMHYDGYEGWMDTKQIKHVTDEYLANRKVTLITEDFASIMTNDGRTLLSMGSEVEYPAVASSRSHDLRESIALTAKEFLNVPYLWGGKSFFAVDCSGFVQLVYKIHNVKMPRDTYQQAEVGDVLSFVEESQPGDLAYFENSEGKIIHVGIMLENQKIIHASGKVRIDTLDSTGIFNKEMNKHTHKLRVIKSVL; encoded by the coding sequence ATGGATAAAGGAATTTGTGTGGTAACAGTGGCGCCGGTGCGTGCAGAAAATTCTGACAGAGCAGAAATTGTTACTGAAATATTGTTTGGCGAAAGTGCGGATATCTTGGAAGTGAATAAAAACTGGACCAAAATAAAAATGCACTACGACGGCTATGAAGGCTGGATGGATACCAAACAAATCAAACATGTAACCGACGAATATTTAGCAAACAGAAAAGTAACTTTAATTACTGAAGATTTTGCATCTATCATGACAAATGACGGCCGCACTTTGCTTTCAATGGGTTCTGAAGTAGAATATCCTGCCGTTGCGTCTAGTAGGAGTCATGACTTGCGTGAAAGTATCGCTCTGACAGCAAAAGAATTCCTGAATGTTCCGTATTTATGGGGCGGAAAAAGTTTCTTTGCAGTAGATTGTTCGGGTTTTGTACAGTTGGTATATAAGATTCATAACGTGAAAATGCCCAGAGATACTTATCAGCAGGCAGAAGTTGGTGACGTTTTAAGTTTTGTGGAAGAAAGCCAGCCCGGCGACTTAGCATATTTCGAAAATTCTGAAGGCAAAATTATTCACGTTGGAATTATGCTTGAAAATCAGAAAATTATTCACGCATCAGGAAAAGTGAGAATCGACACGTTGGATTCTACCGGAATTTTCAATAAAGAAATGAATAAGCATACGCATAAACTGAGAGTGATTAAAAGTGTTTTGTAA
- a CDS encoding DUF1648 domain-containing protein: MEDALFIVFDLLNLGLVIFLWWFTIKNYKALPQRIPTHFDVEGKPDNFGNKKYAFFTPILSIIFYIGIFFLIRSPESANFPFEINDENRDVQFFIMNFFIRWLFLLICLIF, translated from the coding sequence ATGGAAGATGCATTATTTATAGTATTTGATTTACTCAATCTCGGATTGGTTATTTTCTTGTGGTGGTTTACAATAAAAAATTACAAAGCATTACCTCAAAGAATTCCTACACATTTCGATGTTGAAGGAAAACCAGATAATTTCGGAAATAAAAAGTATGCATTCTTTACTCCGATTCTAAGCATTATTTTTTACATAGGCATTTTCTTTTTGATACGTTCCCCGGAATCTGCTAATTTTCCTTTTGAGATTAATGATGAAAACAGAGATGTGCAGTTCTTTATCATGAACTTTTTTATAAGATGGCTTTTTCTTTTAATTTGTTTAATTTTTTAA
- a CDS encoding 3-deoxy-D-manno-octulosonic acid transferase, whose amino-acid sequence MAFLYNLFIQLLIFGMKVFSLFNDKTKKGIEGRKQSLNIIKSAFSAHDKVIWMHAASLGEYEQGLPVLEKLKDEFPNHKILITFFSPSGLENVVKKKNIADAICYLPFDTERNVKEFLAQMNVELFFTVKYDYWYNLLQELKNRNVKTFVISALFYESQSFFTSYGKWFVKQLKKNVDWFFHQTKQSYLLAKSIGLQNASVTGDTRFDRVKHLKNRDNHVDFIKEFIDDKKAIVFGSSWQAEEKLAKMISEKNQDVKLIIAPHDLKRVENLKEIFPNAILYSNLKNAQTLQPSDSPTLIIDSIGLLSKLYSYADIAVVGGGFHDSGLHNILEAATFGIPVVFGNYYKKNPEADDLIKAEGGKCFEHENEAAEFALYLLNNEEELETMSANAGKFVAEQPNSSELILKKILSL is encoded by the coding sequence ATGGCTTTCCTTTACAATCTTTTTATCCAACTTCTCATTTTCGGAATGAAAGTTTTCTCATTGTTTAATGATAAAACTAAAAAGGGCATTGAAGGAAGAAAACAATCTTTGAATATCATTAAATCAGCATTCTCAGCCCATGACAAAGTGATCTGGATGCATGCTGCTAGCTTAGGCGAATATGAGCAAGGTTTACCCGTTTTAGAAAAGCTTAAGGACGAATTTCCTAATCATAAAATTTTGATAACTTTCTTTTCTCCATCAGGATTAGAGAATGTTGTTAAAAAGAAAAATATAGCTGATGCAATCTGTTATTTACCTTTTGATACAGAGCGAAATGTAAAAGAATTTCTTGCTCAGATGAATGTTGAACTATTTTTTACGGTGAAATATGACTACTGGTATAATCTTCTTCAGGAACTGAAAAATAGGAATGTAAAAACATTTGTGATTTCCGCTTTGTTTTATGAAAGTCAATCATTCTTCACCTCGTATGGAAAGTGGTTTGTAAAGCAATTGAAAAAGAATGTCGATTGGTTTTTTCACCAGACAAAACAGTCTTATCTTTTGGCTAAAAGTATCGGTTTGCAGAACGCTTCAGTGACTGGCGATACACGATTTGACAGAGTAAAGCATTTGAAAAATCGTGATAATCATGTTGATTTTATCAAAGAATTTATTGATGATAAAAAAGCAATCGTTTTCGGAAGTTCTTGGCAGGCGGAAGAGAAACTGGCGAAAATGATTTCAGAAAAAAATCAAGATGTAAAATTAATCATCGCTCCACACGATTTAAAAAGAGTAGAAAATTTAAAAGAAATATTCCCAAACGCTATTCTTTATAGCAACTTAAAAAACGCTCAAACTCTACAGCCATCAGACTCTCCAACTTTAATCATCGACAGTATCGGGTTGCTTTCAAAACTTTACTCATATGCAGATATTGCAGTTGTTGGCGGTGGTTTTCATGATTCCGGATTGCATAATATTCTTGAAGCTGCTACGTTCGGTATTCCTGTGGTTTTTGGGAACTATTACAAGAAAAATCCTGAAGCGGATGATTTAATTAAAGCTGAAGGCGGAAAATGTTTTGAACATGAAAATGAAGCTGCAGAATTTGCTCTGTATCTTTTAAATAATGAAGAAGAGCTAGAAACGATGTCTGCAAACGCCGGAAAATTTGTTGCAGAACAACCTAATTCTTCAGAATTAATTCTAAAGAAGATTCTATCACTTTAA
- a CDS encoding deoxyuridine 5'-triphosphate nucleotidohydrolase yields MEYSKEFKAALSNFSAIEKDRLIFRLLKKDKLLSKKLYFELIDTETTDQKRSQMEEQIEERILLASKYIGNPKYFLVLIRKISAEITEHVKVTTDKFGDIALQLFLVNQILENNDKLNNQRFDNIYKLYIYLINKLLKAIISIKKLDEDYWMELNEILESIESKIHENRYFEKLCINNSFDFNWLNIEKIPDHLDLLVKDIKSQGFLK; encoded by the coding sequence ATGGAATATTCAAAAGAATTTAAAGCGGCACTAAGCAACTTTTCGGCAATTGAAAAAGACCGACTTATTTTCCGTTTGCTAAAAAAAGATAAATTATTGTCTAAGAAACTTTATTTTGAACTGATAGACACGGAAACGACCGACCAAAAAAGAAGTCAGATGGAAGAGCAAATCGAGGAAAGAATTCTTCTTGCATCAAAATACATTGGAAATCCTAAGTATTTTTTGGTTCTCATCAGAAAAATAAGTGCAGAAATTACGGAGCATGTGAAAGTAACAACTGATAAATTCGGAGATATTGCTCTGCAGTTATTTTTGGTTAATCAAATTTTAGAAAATAACGACAAGCTCAATAATCAAAGGTTTGATAACATTTACAAGCTGTATATTTATCTGATCAATAAACTTTTGAAAGCCATCATTTCGATTAAAAAATTGGATGAGGATTACTGGATGGAATTGAATGAAATTTTAGAAAGTATAGAATCAAAAATTCATGAGAACAGATATTTCGAAAAACTCTGCATCAATAATAGCTTTGATTTTAATTGGCTGAACATTGAAAAAATTCCCGATCATTTAGATTTATTAGTCAAAGACATTAAAAGCCAGGGATTTTTAAAGTGA
- a CDS encoding glycosyltransferase family 2 protein translates to MPEVSIITPCYNSSKFLEETIASVQNQTFKDWEWLITDDKSSDNSVEMIQRLNDPRIKLTIAEKNGGAGHARNISLKNAKGRFITFLDADDFWEPNFLEEMIGFMKKENAEIAYSNYARCDENLVPKIEDFKADKEVTFENLLKTCRLSLLSSMYDSKRVGVEYFPEGSKREDHVMWLNLLKKIPIGKPLPKTMAKYRMHATSVSRKKQNIVKDQYLVYKDFMNFSTVKSLYYTANWAINGFLKYSKIFN, encoded by the coding sequence ATGCCTGAAGTTTCCATCATCACGCCTTGCTATAATTCTTCGAAATTTTTGGAAGAAACCATCGCATCTGTACAAAATCAGACTTTTAAAGATTGGGAGTGGCTGATTACAGATGACAAATCTTCTGATAATTCTGTGGAAATGATTCAAAGACTGAATGATCCGAGAATAAAACTGACGATTGCAGAAAAAAATGGAGGAGCAGGACATGCGAGAAATATTTCTTTAAAAAATGCAAAGGGAAGATTTATTACTTTTCTGGATGCAGATGATTTTTGGGAACCAAATTTTCTGGAAGAAATGATTGGATTTATGAAGAAAGAAAATGCAGAAATCGCCTACTCTAATTATGCACGATGTGATGAAAATTTAGTTCCGAAAATTGAGGATTTTAAAGCGGATAAAGAAGTGACTTTTGAAAATTTACTCAAGACTTGCCGCCTGTCTTTACTTTCATCAATGTACGATTCTAAAAGAGTTGGTGTGGAATATTTTCCAGAAGGAAGTAAACGTGAAGACCATGTGATGTGGCTGAATTTATTAAAGAAAATCCCCATCGGAAAACCGCTTCCAAAGACTATGGCAAAGTACAGAATGCATGCAACAAGCGTTTCCAGAAAAAAGCAAAACATTGTGAAAGATCAGTATTTAGTCTACAAAGATTTTATGAATTTTTCTACTGTAAAATCTTTATATTACACCGCCAATTGGGCAATTAATGGATTTTTGAAATACTCTAAAATATTTAATTAA
- a CDS encoding lipocalin family protein → MKKLALLFAGLSLMVATTACNDDDETVQEFPIVGTWKPVAEVRTEVDLDGVGVSDEITYTTCQQESRWVFNENNSGKRTNKDLAGSSLTCSTISERNFSYTYNKTEKNFEIKYQGTVVSEKGKIVDLTAETMNLKIEDNIDPTVYKATTYTFKRVAP, encoded by the coding sequence ATGAAGAAATTAGCATTATTATTTGCAGGTTTGTCATTAATGGTAGCTACTACCGCATGTAACGATGATGACGAGACTGTACAAGAGTTTCCCATTGTAGGAACTTGGAAGCCGGTAGCAGAAGTAAGAACTGAAGTTGATCTTGACGGTGTCGGGGTTTCTGATGAAATTACATACACTACTTGTCAGCAAGAATCTAGATGGGTATTTAATGAAAATAATTCAGGGAAAAGAACAAATAAAGATTTGGCAGGGTCTTCACTAACGTGCTCAACGATTTCTGAACGTAACTTCAGTTATACGTATAACAAAACTGAAAAGAATTTTGAAATCAAATATCAAGGAACGGTAGTTTCTGAAAAAGGGAAAATTGTTGATTTAACTGCAGAAACAATGAATCTTAAAATTGAGGATAATATAGATCCTACAGTTTACAAAGCAACAACGTATACTTTCAAAAGAGTAGCTCCTTAG
- a CDS encoding MotA/TolQ/ExbB proton channel family protein yields MEMNVSKNDEQVVARKAGGLNPAVIIPILLVLGICIWLFVLGSPGNFKADPRLGGGSVAFSDVEGKDLHPEGFMGMIYMGGVIVPLLVTFMITVIVFSFERYFVLNKASGAGNVDNFVVKVRSLLNQNKVDEALEECDRQQGSVGNVVKEGLTTYKALAHDTTLNKEQKMIALNKAIEEATTLEMPMLEKNMMILSTLGTVATLVALLGTVIGMIRAFFALGASGGTPDAAALSIGISEALINTALGIGTSAVAIILYNFFTSKIDGLTYKIDEIAMSIQQSFAEFH; encoded by the coding sequence ATGGAAATGAATGTTTCAAAAAATGATGAGCAAGTAGTTGCTAGAAAGGCAGGAGGTTTAAATCCAGCTGTAATTATTCCTATCCTATTGGTGTTGGGGATTTGTATTTGGTTATTCGTATTGGGTAGCCCAGGTAATTTTAAAGCTGATCCTAGATTAGGAGGAGGTTCAGTAGCTTTTTCTGATGTTGAAGGTAAAGATCTTCATCCAGAAGGGTTCATGGGAATGATTTACATGGGAGGTGTTATTGTACCATTGCTTGTTACATTCATGATTACTGTAATCGTTTTCTCATTTGAAAGATATTTTGTTTTAAACAAAGCTTCAGGTGCAGGAAATGTAGACAACTTCGTTGTAAAAGTTAGAAGTTTGCTAAACCAGAACAAAGTTGACGAAGCTCTAGAAGAGTGCGACAGACAACAAGGTTCTGTAGGAAATGTAGTAAAAGAAGGTTTGACGACTTACAAAGCGTTGGCTCACGATACTACTTTAAACAAAGAACAAAAAATGATTGCTCTAAACAAAGCTATCGAAGAGGCTACTACTCTTGAGATGCCAATGTTAGAGAAAAACATGATGATTCTTTCTACTTTAGGTACAGTTGCAACATTGGTAGCACTATTAGGTACTGTAATTGGTATGATTAGAGCGTTCTTCGCTTTAGGAGCTAGTGGTGGTACACCTGATGCTGCTGCATTATCAATTGGTATTTCTGAAGCATTGATCAACACTGCATTAGGTATTGGTACTTCAGCTGTAGCGATTATCCTTTATAACTTCTTTACTTCTAAAATTGACGGATTGACTTACAAGATCGACGAGATTGCAATGAGCATCCAGCAGTCTTTTGCAGAATTTCACTAA
- a CDS encoding ExbD/TolR family protein produces MARIKPKRHGVVTDMTAMCDVTFLLLTFFIMTTQFKKPDVEQIKPPSSISEKLLPDASLMTINATPDGKFYFQPVENATERLELLDKMGKKYGVTFDNNQKAAFQRVQTIGVPMNQLRSYLSLSEDEQKNFKSPKGIPMDSTNKQLVDWVEQSLSVNPEYKLAIKGDVTTEYPKVKSLFEGLRDIDFLKFWLITSQEGKPNE; encoded by the coding sequence ATGGCGAGAATAAAACCAAAAAGACATGGGGTAGTTACGGATATGACCGCAATGTGCGATGTTACGTTCTTACTACTTACGTTCTTTATTATGACCACTCAGTTCAAAAAGCCTGATGTGGAGCAAATCAAACCGCCATCTTCAATCTCAGAAAAATTACTTCCTGATGCTAGTTTAATGACTATTAACGCTACACCAGACGGAAAATTCTATTTCCAGCCGGTAGAGAACGCAACAGAAAGATTAGAGCTTTTGGATAAAATGGGGAAAAAGTACGGTGTTACTTTTGACAACAACCAGAAAGCTGCATTTCAGAGAGTTCAGACAATTGGGGTTCCTATGAACCAACTTAGAAGCTATCTTTCATTGTCTGAGGATGAGCAGAAGAATTTTAAAAGTCCAAAAGGGATTCCTATGGACAGTACAAATAAACAATTAGTAGACTGGGTAGAGCAAAGTTTAAGCGTTAATCCTGAATACAAATTAGCGATTAAGGGTGACGTTACTACAGAATATCCAAAAGTTAAAAGTTTATTTGAGGGTTTAAGAGATATTGATTTTCTTAAATTTTGGTTGATTACGTCACAAGAAGGTAAACCTAACGAATAA